Proteins encoded by one window of Acetivibrio thermocellus ATCC 27405:
- a CDS encoding IS3-like element IS120 family transposase (programmed frameshift) — MEKRKHFTPEQKAKIVIEVIKGERTLNEIAAEYGIHPNLLSRWKTEFISNAGRVFSKETDEVEKVKQSYEKEKDELLKQIGQLSYEVAWLKKNLASSKSREDRMKMIDRNEKKLSITRQAELLSLNRTSVYYKPAPVNEEEYLIKRIIDEIYASYPEYGYRRMTSILNKDYHIHINRKRTRRYMREMGIHGFCPGPNLSKRIHGKNLYPYLLRNLKIDHPNQVWSIDVTYCRMKRGFMYMVAIIDWYSRYIVGFELSNTLDKTFVIEAIQKAIKRYGKPEIMNSDQGSQFTSDDYINLLKNNGIKISMDGKGRALDNQRIERFFRSYKWEKLYLEECETVQQLRQITKEYVEHYNHRRPHQSLDYKTPAEYYFGGYDQLLAVV, encoded by the exons ATGGAAAAGAGAAAACATTTTACACCTGAACAAAAAGCAAAAATAGTGATTGAGGTCATCAAGGGAGAAAGAACGCTGAATGAGATTGCTGCAGAATATGGAATTCATCCAAACCTGTTAAGTCGCTGGAAGACTGAATTCATAAGCAATGCGGGCAGAGTATTCAGCAAGGAAACTGATGAAGTAGAGAAGGTCAAACAGTCGTATGAAAAGGAGAAGGACGAACTGCTTAAGCAAATTGGTCAACTATCATATGAGGTTGCCTGG TTAAAAAAAAATCTGGCCTCCTCTAAATCCCGAGAAGACCGCATGAAAATGATTGATAGAAATGAGAAGAAACTCAGCATAACAAGGCAAGCAGAATTATTGAGCTTAAACCGTACGAGCGTTTACTACAAGCCTGCTCCGGTAAATGAGGAGGAATACCTGATTAAGCGTATCATTGATGAAATTTACGCGTCTTATCCGGAATATGGCTATCGCAGGATGACAAGTATATTGAACAAGGATTATCACATTCATATCAATCGAAAACGGACCCGGCGTTATATGAGGGAAATGGGCATACATGGATTCTGTCCTGGCCCCAACCTCAGCAAACGAATACATGGTAAGAATTTGTATCCATATCTGTTGAGAAACTTGAAAATTGATCATCCTAATCAGGTATGGTCCATAGATGTGACCTATTGCCGAATGAAACGCGGTTTCATGTATATGGTTGCAATAATAGACTGGTATTCTCGGTATATTGTTGGGTTTGAACTATCAAACACTCTTGATAAGACATTCGTCATAGAAGCAATCCAAAAGGCCATAAAGCGATATGGCAAGCCTGAAATCATGAACAGTGATCAAGGCTCACAGTTTACCAGTGATGATTACATAAATCTATTAAAAAATAACGGTATCAAAATATCTATGGATGGAAAAGGAAGAGCATTAGACAACCAAAGGATAGAACGATTTTTCCGTTCCTACAAGTGGGAGAAACTTTATCTTGAAGAGTGCGAAACGGTACAACAACTTAGACAAATCACAAAGGAATATGTGGAGCACTATAACCATAGGAGACCGCACCAGTCATTGGATTACAAAACACCGGCAGAGTATTACTTTGGAGGATATGA